The Gloeocapsopsis sp. IPPAS B-1203 genomic interval GCTTCATATACCACCTGATTTGCTTTTTTTTTGCAAAAGTTTTGAGAATTATTCGCAGTTAATGTATTCTAGATTTAAAGTTAAATTTTCCTGCGTTTTAAACATCAGGAAATTTGCTGCAATCGGGTGGGTTCACTTAACGGAGCTTTATGGAGGAAGTCGTCTTGGGGTCGGGGACTAGTCTGAATGTTGGCGAGATAGTGGAGGTGCACTGTACATATAAATGGCAAATTTACCAACGACTACAAGAGCTGGCAATTCCTTGTTGGTGTGCCACTAATCAGCCATTACGAGTTCATATTGTTGATGTCAACAGTGCCATTCAACTTTGGAGTGTATCAAGACAATTCAAAATGTCTCGTCATGATTTAATTTGCTGGCTAGAGTACTGCTGGGAACAAAACTTTTAAGACAAATTAAATACAAGGTACATAGATATGGGCAAGTCTAAAAGTAAAAGAGTATCAGAATTTACCTTAGAAGGAAGATTTTTGAATTTTGTTTTAGAGGATGGCTACAAGCTTAAATATTTGCGTGTAGCGAGTGCCGAAGGTGAATACTGGATTAAACCCTGCAAAGAACTACGTCAGCAAGAGTTGCAATTAATACCAGGTGATTGGGTACAAGTGCTAGGTGAGCGCAAGCTTGACTTGAAGACTGGAAAACTAAAACTCAAAGCTGAACAAGTGACGCGCACAACGCCTCAAGCGCCAGAAAACGCAGTTTCTCCAAAAGTTGCACCAAGTAAAAAGAAAACAAGTATTCTGGTTTGTCAAAAGTCTAGCTGTATGAAACGGGGCGGTACAGCGGTTTGTCAAGCATTGCAGGCGACATTGAGCGATCGCGGTTTAGAAGATGAAGTCGCCATCAAAGGTACAGGTTGCCTGAAACAGTGTAAAGCTGGTCCCAACATTGTGATGCCTGATAAGACTCGTTATAGCCGTATTCAAGCAGCAGAAATTCCCGAGGTCATAGATCGCCACTTTACAACTTCCTGTGAAAATGCCTCAAAAGCAGAACTAGCACCAGTTTCACTAAATTCGACAGAGCAACTAGTATCTACTAATTGAGAAAATATGACAAGTAGTTGAGAACAGTCTAATTCACATTAATTTTCAAGTTTAATTTCAAAATTTGAGAGCGCAAAAACGCTTTTGACTTTGTGTAGGTGACGCGATCGCTCGTCATCTGTGATATTGTAGTGCGCTATATCAGGCTTATTGCTCGATTGGCATATTAGGAAGACGGCTCCATTCGTTCCACGAACCATCATAATTTCGGACGTGAGGATAGCCGAGTAAGTATTTCAGAACAAACCAGGTATACGCAGAGCGTCCACCAATAGCACAATAAGGAAACACTTCTTTGTCAGGGGTAATACCGTGACTAGTGTAAAGTGCGCGTAACTCTTGCGCTGATTTAAAAGTTCCATCTTCATTGAGAGTGAGGGTATGCTCAAGGTGTACAGCACCTGGAATATGACCGCCGCGTTCTGAACCTGCTGGCGGCTGCATCATAAAGATTTCACCACGGTATTCTTGAGAGGTACGGACATCGAGCAATACGCAATCTGTCCGGTTTAGCGCTGCTTGAACTTCTAGTTGTAAAACTCGCAAATTCTCATCAAGAGGTTTTACATAGTACTGAGTAGGCGCGACATTTAGTGAATCAGATGCCAATGGACACCCTTGCGCCACCCATTTTTGATAGCCACCATTAAGAACATATACGCGATCGTGTCCAAATAGTTTTAAAAGCCAAAAGATCCAAGCACCCGTGCCAGGATAACCACCATAGGCAATTACAGTTGTGTCATGAGAGATTCCTGATCGCCCGAGTAGTTTTTCCATAGCGGTTGGATCTAGATTTATGCGCAGGTTGGGTAGTAACAAATCTGTAAAAATATTCCAGAAAACTGCACCAGGAATGCGAGCATTTTTGTATGGTTCTGGACTCATATCAACTTCAACTACACGCACAGTCGGATCGTTGAGATGATTCATCAGCCACTGCGTATCAACTAACACTTCAGGGTGAGCGTATTGGAACATTGTTTTTCTCCTAGCGATCGCGCTTAGCTAAGATTAAAAGAGGTCAAGTAGCTTCGCCTAGTCCTCGATCGAGTACTCTTTTTGTTACTGCTAGCATGACAAGTTCCTTGCAGGCTCTATTTACAGCAATCCAGCAAGCCAAGGATGAACAAGATCTGCGATCGCAAGTCGTGCCAAAAATTGGTGAATATTTTGCAGCCAAGCGACGGGGAATCTTTTTTTTCGATCAACTTCCTTTAGCTGATCGCAATCTTCAGAAGACGTTACAAGTCGGACTATCGACCAAACATAATCCAGTTGTGCGTTATTTAGTCGAGCGCCATGCTCCTGTGCATGAAGCATTAGTCGTATCGCCTAAAGTTTGGACAATGATTTGTCCCCGCCTGGATCATTGGCACGTCATGGTAGGACCAATCGTAAGTGATGGTCAATTAATAGGTGTAGTAGGCTGCACTCGCGAACAGTCAATGTTTGCTTTTGATACACAAAATCTTGCTGATTTGAGTGCAATTTGTTTGCACTTGTCTGTTTGGGCGGCAACAGTGCGATTGCGAAGTGTTTCTGTAGAAGTACAACAGCATGACCAAAGCGATCGCTTAACGCCGCGTGAATGGCAAATTGCCGAATTGGTTGCTTTAGGGCGAACCAACGCAGAAATTGGAAAGGAGCTTTGGATTACTGAGAATTCGGTCAAGCAAGCGTTGAAGCGCATATTTCGTAAGCTTGAGGTTTCGTCGCGCGTGCAGATGGTTGCACTGCTTTTTGCCACAAAACCATGACGTGTTAGGGGTAGAACTACCTCAATACTTATCTAACAGTGAAACTTACTGGCAGTAGATAACACCAAACCAAAACCAAAGATTTTTGTCCATCTGTTGAATTGGGAAATCTTTTCTCGCTCAACTTTCTTTGGCTGATTGCAATCATCAAGAAATACTGCAAGTTCAGTCTATCTATTAGAGCAGAGACGCTACTTGAGACCTACGATTCAGGGTTAAAAGGTAATTAAAAGCGTGCGGAAGTTTCCGAGCCATGGCGATCGCACTTATTACAATAGTTTAAGAGTGTCCCCTAAAACAAAGTCATACCGACTATGATTAAACCTATAGCTATATAGTTTAAATCGTTTCTGCGGTAGCTCTAATTTGCAACCGTAGATGAGCGTTTTTCAATGACAGGAGACAATATGAGCAGCGAGAGCGGATGCCCATTTACGGGTGCAGGTCAGAAACGTACAGCTCGTCATAAGCCGTCGAACCAAGATTGGTGGCCGAACTATCTGAATCTGGGCATCCTCCACCAGCACTCACCCCAGTCCAATCCCATGGGTGAGGCGTTCAACTACGCTGAGGAGTTTAAGAGTCTCGACCTAGCTGCCGTGAGGGCAGATATCTTTGAGCTGATGACCACCTCGCAAGATTGGTGGCCAGCTGACTACGGGCACTATGGACCGCTCTTCATTCGCATGGCGTGGCACAGCGCAGGCACGTACCGCATCGGCGATGGTCGCGGCGGCGCAGGTTCGGGTAGCCAGCGGTTTGAGCCGCTCAACAGTTGGCCCGACAATGCCAACCTTGACAAGGCACGCATGTTGCTTTGGCCGATTAAGCGGAAATACGGCAACAAAATCTCGTGGGCTGACCTAATGATCTTTGCTGGCAACTGCGCCCTGGAGTCAATGGGCTTCAAGACGATCGGCTTTGCGGGTGGGCGAGAGGATATCTGGGAGCCAGAGCAAGACATTTACTGGGGATCTGAGAAAGCTTGGCTCGGCAGAGAGCGTTACGACGACGACCAGGTACTCCTCAATCCCCTCGCCGCTGTGCAGATGGGTCTAATCTACGTGAACCCAGAAGGTCCAAACGGTGAGCCTGATCCGGTCGGCGAAGGGCGCGACATTCGCGAAACCTTCGCTCGGATGGCGATGAATGATGAGGAAACGGTCGCGCTCACTGCGGGTGGGCATACTTTTGGCAAATGTCATGGTGCAGGCGAAGCGTCGCACGTCGGTGCTGACCCTGGGGGTGCCACCATTGTGGATCAGGGACTCGGCTGGAAGAATACCTTCAATACGGGGGTCGGCGTCGATGCAATTACCAGCGGCATCGAAGGTGCATGGACTCCCACGCCGACACAGTGGGACAACAGCTATCTCGAAACCTTATTCAAATATGACTGGGAGTTGACGAAGAGTCCGGCTGGCGCGTGGCAGTGGAAGCCCCAGGGCGATGCTGGCGCGGATACGGTGCCCGACGCACACGATCCGTCAAAACGGCACGCCCCGATGATGACCACGGCGGACATGGCGATGCGAATGGACTCCATCTACGAGCCAATCGCACGGCGTTACCGCGACAATCCAGATGAGTTCGCAGAGAAGTTCGCGAAGGCATGGTTCAAGCTGACCCACCGCGACATGGGACCGCGATCGCGCTATCTCGGTTCAGAAGTCCCAGCAGAAGAATTCTTGTGGCAAGACCCCATCCCTGAAGTTACCCATGAGTTGATCGATGAGCAGGACATCGCCGCGCTCAAAGAGAAGATTCTGGCTTCGGGACTATCGGTTTCCCAACTCGTTTCAACGGCTTGGGCGTCGGCATCGACGTTTCGGGGATCTGACAAGCGTGGTGGAGCCAATGGAGGACGGATTCGGCTTGCGCCTCAGAAAGATTGGGAAGTCAACCAGCCAACCCAACTGGCAACAGTGCTGCAAACCCTGGAGGGAATCCAACAGGAGTTCAACAACTCGCACTCTGGCGGCAAACAGGTTTCGATCGCTGACTTAATCGTACTGGGCGGCTGTGCAGGAGTCGAACAAGCGGCGAAGAATGCGGGGCATGAAGTTAAAGTTCCTTTCAAGCCAGGACGAGCGGATGCTTTGCAAGAGAAAACCGATGTCGAGTCCTTTGCCGTGCTTGAACCAACTGCGGACGGGTTCCGCAACTACTCCAGTGGCAAACACAGCGAGTCGCTGGAGGAACTGCTGGTCGATCGAGCACAATTGCTGACTCTATCTGCCCCTGAGATGACGGTACTTGTAGGCGGCTTGCGCGTCCTGGGTGCGAATGGCGGTTCTAAACACGGTGTTTTCACTGATCGCCCAGAAACACTGACAAATGATTTCTTCGTGAACCTGCTTGACCTGGGCACGACGTGGAAAGCGACTTCTGAGGATGAATACGAGTTCGAGGGGAGCAGTCGCAAAACCGGCGAACTCAAGTGGACAGCGACCCGTGTTGACCTCATCTTCGGCTCCAACTCGCAGCTCCGCGCCCTCGCGGAAGTTTACGGAACTGTGGACTCGCAGCAGAAGTTTATGCGTGACTTTGTGGCAGCGTGGGACAAGGTGATGAACCTCGATCGCTTCGATCTCGCCTAGTCTCAGCACAAAGGTCTTCAAGGGTTTCTCCGCGTAACTTCTACCGAGGCGACGCAAATAATCTGGCAAGATCCTGAACGCGGATAGAAGAAGCTAGACACACATGGGGCGGCGTTTCGACTTGTCTTGAAACGCCGCCTTAGCTTTAAACCTTTGCTTATCGACCAACAACAATTATCCAAATCATTGCGGTTAAGGCGATCGCTCCTAGATGTTGCGGTAAAAGTAGACGTAACGGTTGACGAGTAATTTTGTGTGTCAACACTATTGTTAGCAATACAGAAAAAACTAACGTGACTCCTTGTAAAAATGCAGTGACAGCAGGATGCGCGACGATAATTGGCATTCCTTGACCGCTATAGCCAAAAGTTGCTAATGTTACGGGAACAATCTTGCCAGCCTCTCCCAGGCCTAAACTTAGGTAGTGTGCCAGATTTCCACCTAACACAAGAGGTAAATAACCATAAGCTATCTCTATAAAAGGTTTGGGCTTAGGAACAAAATGAGATTTGCTTTGTTTAATAAACTTGCTGAACAAATACAATAGCTGCATCAAACCGTATACCAATAGTGCAGCGATCGCTGGAATCAATAGGGCGACCAACGATACTCCTAAATGTGGCAAGAACTGCGTTAAATCTAAATGCCATCCTAAAGTTGCTTGCAACTCTGGTAAGTGATGCAAAAATACTCCACCAAAAAGCAAAAACAACAACGCTACTTCATAAGAACGGGGTACATGTGTTGTCCATAATTCAATTCCAGGGGGACGCAAGTTAACTTCAACTGAACGGTGCGGACAAGCTTTCAAACACGTCATGCACAAAACACAATCGCGGTTATCTTCCAGTTGTGCGGGGTGCGAGTACAAAGGACACCCATTTGTTTCCATTCCTTCGCCTTTTTGCGGACCACCTTTGTAACACTGATAGGTGGTACATTCTGCCGAACAAGTTCCTTGTTGCGCCCGCAATTCGATCATTGATAATTTGGCAAATAACCCATTCATTCCCCCAATGGGACAAAGGTAACGACACCAAAATCGGCGCTCAAAAATTGCTGAGAAAATCATTGCCCCAGCAGTAATTAACAATAGCAAGCAACTAGAAAGATAAGCAGTATCTTCTAAATTCCAAAGTTCTTCCCACAAGAAAATTAGAGTAAATAGCCCAAATAAAAACCACCCACCCCATTTTTCGGCTTGATGACGCGGCCAAGGCTTTAATCGTCGTGGAAATAGCCAAAGAGAGAGCTTTTGCGTGACTTCCCCATATATCATGAAGGGACAAAAGGCACACCAAATTCGTCCGAGGAACGGAAAACCAAGTAATATTAAAGGCCACCACCATGCCCAAAACATATTTAAGGCAAAGTTCTCACTGCGATGTTGCGGACCAACGAAGAGGATAATGACAACGACAGCAAAAAACCATAAAGTAAAGCCATAATTGATCCGGTCTGGATACCAAGGACTGCGCAGAAAGCGCCGCAATCCAGAATACATATTTAGTAGATTGACACGGAATTGTTTTTTCTTCGTTTGGGCTGACCAGAAAATTTCTTCGGTAAGTTCCGATCCTCCTGCTGATTGAATAATTGCTCTTTCTACTAAGCTTTGCAGTTCTTGCAGATTACCAGGGAAATCATAAGATTGTAAGCGGCGTAGCGCTTCTGATGTAATTCTTGGTTTAGGGATGCCTTGACTGCGGCTGTAGAGACTAATGTAATACTCAGCTTGAGCTTTAATATCAGTTTTACGTACTCGTAGCGGGGGAACTTTGATAACTTGACCAGCGCAACGCTCGATTGCAGACTGAGTTTTTTCGGAAATCATCAAAATTCGAGCCTGAGAAATCCGAGATGCTGGAGTAGGTTCTCCAGAACGGCTGACTGGGGTATATGTACCTGTTTTAAGTAACTGTACTAACGAAGGAACTAACTCTGCTGGTAAATCTTGAATATTGTTCAGAACAAGCGTACCATCTCCTAACCATTCGAGTAATCCGACTTTACCGCTTGCACGACCAAATAAATCTGCACCACTCGATTGGAGAATACTACAGTTTAGTTTAATAATTGGTTGTTTGCGCTGTGGAGAACCAAAGTGAATCAAAGCCGCAATATTGTCTTTCTCCAATCCTGGTTCGCCAAAGATTAACACTGAGTTGCGCTCCATGCTAGCTTCGCGAATTGCCGCACGCAAACGCACTGCATAACGACTTGTTCCGACAATCCCGCGTTGAGCTTTAGTCACTAAATAGGGACGTAGGGCTTGAGAACGTTCTTGTTCGTAAGAGAGTGCTGAGGTGAGTTGTGCAACTTCTTGGACAAGTTGACGCGAGAATACCTGGGTAACTTCTGGATGTTGCGCCACAATTTGTTTAAACTGCGCCGCTGGAATAACCCAAAAGTGACTTTCGGTTATTGTTTTGATTGTACGTTGTGCAGGTTGATCTAATAAGAGTTCCTGGAGGTGAACGACAGTTCCAGGCAGAAAGCTACATGCTGCTGCTAAACTACTTTGATTGGTGCGATAGCCTTCTAGCTTGCCTTGTTTAAGAATATAAAGTGCTTCTGGAGGCGTGTCTTCTGTGACGAGAGGATGGTTTTCTGGTAGAGTTGCTTCTTCAAGAACTTGCGCGATCGCTTCTAATACTTCAATAGAAAGAATTCCTAAAGCCGTTCGTTCTTGTAGCCATATCACGGTGTCTGGAGATGTCATTGGCGATTCTCCGATAATGCGGCTGATTCATGTATTATGAACTAAACACGAGCGATCGCACTGTCAAACATTGCATTATATAAATACAACAACCTCAAATTGTTCCTAAAAACTCCTCCCTATCTCTTTTCTTTGCGTTCTCTGTGACTACCCTGCGGGAAGGCTACGCCAATGGGGTTCGTTTAAAAAAGCTGACAACTCAAACTAGAATCGTTACATCCATGACCACAACAGATCTACCAAATCTTTGGGTTCCTTTAGCACTCCTAAGTTTAATCATCGGTGCTGCGATCTTCTTTAGCCGAGTTAAGTAAAATACAGAACCACCACAGCCATAGCCTCAAGATAGCTGTGGTAGTCAAAAATTACGATCGCACCTTAGCTGCAACCTCAGCCACGCGACGACCCAATACTTTTGAGATTTCCAAGTCTTCTGATTTAGGTTGCAACTCACCCTTTCCACCTGCTATTGTTGTAGCCCCGTAAGGAGTACCACCACGCGCTTCTGTGTGAATCATACCTGGTGTAGAGTAAGGCACACCTACAATCAACATACCTAAGTGTAACAGTGGAACCATCATTGTTAGTAGCGTTGTTTCTTGTCCGCCGTGAGTCGAAGCCGTGGAAGTAAAAACGCCTGCTGGTTTACCTTCCATTTCACCATTGAGCCACAGCTGTGTAGTTGAATCTATCAACTGCTTCATCTGCGCACACATATTACCGTAACGCGTTGGAGAACCGAAAATTACAGCGTCAGCCTCGCGCAAATCATCAACTGTGCAAACGGGTATATTTTTTTGCTGTTCGCGGACTTGGCTAGCAAACTCATTTTGATCGATAATTTTGTCAACTTCTGGAAACTCTTGCACGCGCCGTAACATGACTTCGGCTTGCGAAATTGTAGCACCTTCTGCTACAGCTTTTGCCATTTGTAAGGTGTGACCGTACATTGAGTAATAAACAACTAAAATTTTCATTTTTACCTCTTAAATTCTGCGAACGCCTGGTGACTAAAGTCACGGCTTTACAAACCAAGTCCACCTTCGTGGACTAACGTAACAACAAGGGTGATAAAACCTATGAAGATAGCTTTTGTTTGTGTAGCTGCGGTTTCTACCGAATCAGCTGATGCAGGATTCTTGATTAGGCTAAATCAAATAGCAAAATTTCTGCACCGCTGTCTGTGCTGATTTTGAGTAACTCAGCTTCATTGACAGCAACACCATCACCTGCTTGCAAGGCGTGACCATTAAGATTAACTGCACCTCTTGCTACTTGTAACCAACCGTAACGATTGGGTTGCAACTGATAAGACAAGCGATCGCCTGCTTTTAATACTGAACTATACAAATCGACGTCTTGGTGAATCTTGACTGCACCATCACGCCCATCACTCGATGCAATTAGTCGCAGTTGCGATTGTCTTTCGGCTAGAGGAAACATCCGCTGTTCGTAACTCGGTTCTAATCCTTGCTGATTCGGTAAGATCCATATTTGCAGCAGATGAACTGAATCAGTTTCTGAAGGGTTAAATTCACTATGAACAATCCCCGTCCCTGCACTCATCCGCTGAACTTCGCCTGGTGTAATGATTGCACCGTTTCCTAAGCTATCTTTGTGTTCAAGTGCGCCTTCGAGGA includes:
- the katG gene encoding catalase/peroxidase HPI, with the protein product MSSESGCPFTGAGQKRTARHKPSNQDWWPNYLNLGILHQHSPQSNPMGEAFNYAEEFKSLDLAAVRADIFELMTTSQDWWPADYGHYGPLFIRMAWHSAGTYRIGDGRGGAGSGSQRFEPLNSWPDNANLDKARMLLWPIKRKYGNKISWADLMIFAGNCALESMGFKTIGFAGGREDIWEPEQDIYWGSEKAWLGRERYDDDQVLLNPLAAVQMGLIYVNPEGPNGEPDPVGEGRDIRETFARMAMNDEETVALTAGGHTFGKCHGAGEASHVGADPGGATIVDQGLGWKNTFNTGVGVDAITSGIEGAWTPTPTQWDNSYLETLFKYDWELTKSPAGAWQWKPQGDAGADTVPDAHDPSKRHAPMMTTADMAMRMDSIYEPIARRYRDNPDEFAEKFAKAWFKLTHRDMGPRSRYLGSEVPAEEFLWQDPIPEVTHELIDEQDIAALKEKILASGLSVSQLVSTAWASASTFRGSDKRGGANGGRIRLAPQKDWEVNQPTQLATVLQTLEGIQQEFNNSHSGGKQVSIADLIVLGGCAGVEQAAKNAGHEVKVPFKPGRADALQEKTDVESFAVLEPTADGFRNYSSGKHSESLEELLVDRAQLLTLSAPEMTVLVGGLRVLGANGGSKHGVFTDRPETLTNDFFVNLLDLGTTWKATSEDEYEFEGSSRKTGELKWTATRVDLIFGSNSQLRALAEVYGTVDSQQKFMRDFVAAWDKVMNLDRFDLA
- a CDS encoding LuxR C-terminal-related transcriptional regulator, with protein sequence MTSSLQALFTAIQQAKDEQDLRSQVVPKIGEYFAAKRRGIFFFDQLPLADRNLQKTLQVGLSTKHNPVVRYLVERHAPVHEALVVSPKVWTMICPRLDHWHVMVGPIVSDGQLIGVVGCTREQSMFAFDTQNLADLSAICLHLSVWAATVRLRSVSVEVQQHDQSDRLTPREWQIAELVALGRTNAEIGKELWITENSVKQALKRIFRKLEVSSRVQMVALLFATKP
- a CDS encoding sulfurtransferase, which encodes MFQYAHPEVLVDTQWLMNHLNDPTVRVVEVDMSPEPYKNARIPGAVFWNIFTDLLLPNLRINLDPTAMEKLLGRSGISHDTTVIAYGGYPGTGAWIFWLLKLFGHDRVYVLNGGYQKWVAQGCPLASDSLNVAPTQYYVKPLDENLRVLQLEVQAALNRTDCVLLDVRTSQEYRGEIFMMQPPAGSERGGHIPGAVHLEHTLTLNEDGTFKSAQELRALYTSHGITPDKEVFPYCAIGGRSAYTWFVLKYLLGYPHVRNYDGSWNEWSRLPNMPIEQ
- a CDS encoding sigma 54-interacting transcriptional regulator, translating into MTSPDTVIWLQERTALGILSIEVLEAIAQVLEEATLPENHPLVTEDTPPEALYILKQGKLEGYRTNQSSLAAACSFLPGTVVHLQELLLDQPAQRTIKTITESHFWVIPAAQFKQIVAQHPEVTQVFSRQLVQEVAQLTSALSYEQERSQALRPYLVTKAQRGIVGTSRYAVRLRAAIREASMERNSVLIFGEPGLEKDNIAALIHFGSPQRKQPIIKLNCSILQSSGADLFGRASGKVGLLEWLGDGTLVLNNIQDLPAELVPSLVQLLKTGTYTPVSRSGEPTPASRISQARILMISEKTQSAIERCAGQVIKVPPLRVRKTDIKAQAEYYISLYSRSQGIPKPRITSEALRRLQSYDFPGNLQELQSLVERAIIQSAGGSELTEEIFWSAQTKKKQFRVNLLNMYSGLRRFLRSPWYPDRINYGFTLWFFAVVVIILFVGPQHRSENFALNMFWAWWWPLILLGFPFLGRIWCAFCPFMIYGEVTQKLSLWLFPRRLKPWPRHQAEKWGGWFLFGLFTLIFLWEELWNLEDTAYLSSCLLLLITAGAMIFSAIFERRFWCRYLCPIGGMNGLFAKLSMIELRAQQGTCSAECTTYQCYKGGPQKGEGMETNGCPLYSHPAQLEDNRDCVLCMTCLKACPHRSVEVNLRPPGIELWTTHVPRSYEVALLFLLFGGVFLHHLPELQATLGWHLDLTQFLPHLGVSLVALLIPAIAALLVYGLMQLLYLFSKFIKQSKSHFVPKPKPFIEIAYGYLPLVLGGNLAHYLSLGLGEAGKIVPVTLATFGYSGQGMPIIVAHPAVTAFLQGVTLVFSVLLTIVLTHKITRQPLRLLLPQHLGAIALTAMIWIIVVGR
- a CDS encoding pirin family protein, encoding MITLRPGSDRGHANHGWLDSYHTFSFANYYDPEHMGFRALRVINEDRVHPGRGFGAHGHRDMEIITYVLEGALEHKDSLGNGAIITPGEVQRMSAGTGIVHSEFNPSETDSVHLLQIWILPNQQGLEPSYEQRMFPLAERQSQLRLIASSDGRDGAVKIHQDVDLYSSVLKAGDRLSYQLQPNRYGWLQVARGAVNLNGHALQAGDGVAVNEAELLKISTDSGAEILLFDLA
- a CDS encoding Asr1405/Asl0597 family protein, yielding MEEVVLGSGTSLNVGEIVEVHCTYKWQIYQRLQELAIPCWCATNQPLRVHIVDVNSAIQLWSVSRQFKMSRHDLICWLEYCWEQNF
- the wrbA gene encoding NAD(P)H:quinone oxidoreductase, with amino-acid sequence MKILVVYYSMYGHTLQMAKAVAEGATISQAEVMLRRVQEFPEVDKIIDQNEFASQVREQQKNIPVCTVDDLREADAVIFGSPTRYGNMCAQMKQLIDSTTQLWLNGEMEGKPAGVFTSTASTHGGQETTLLTMMVPLLHLGMLIVGVPYSTPGMIHTEARGGTPYGATTIAGGKGELQPKSEDLEISKVLGRRVAEVAAKVRS
- a CDS encoding (2Fe-2S) ferredoxin domain-containing protein; the encoded protein is MGKSKSKRVSEFTLEGRFLNFVLEDGYKLKYLRVASAEGEYWIKPCKELRQQELQLIPGDWVQVLGERKLDLKTGKLKLKAEQVTRTTPQAPENAVSPKVAPSKKKTSILVCQKSSCMKRGGTAVCQALQATLSDRGLEDEVAIKGTGCLKQCKAGPNIVMPDKTRYSRIQAAEIPEVIDRHFTTSCENASKAELAPVSLNSTEQLVSTN